The Besnoitia besnoiti strain Bb-Ger1 chromosome Unknown contig00014, whole genome shotgun sequence genome contains a region encoding:
- a CDS encoding uncharacterized protein (encoded by transcript BESB_026140) yields the protein MDASKASAAAVSRPTNFTKSQPGDKGSSTSSASTSSRDPQRTKSDQTGKPKGGGTTSSAKGGGDRLPAHSEEDLLKGLTLQALWGENVEFTSLMNAALKIARLSPTAPDVDWNDSYHAFLQLFAMSKARLARQKSIMQARQRDLEDILADERSIRQSVANCERAIAEAQRCLAKAKRHRRNREQYEALAFDVSKKATVADLEVAQAEELERKSRAEKRAKLVEDQISTRQRQTQVVLKAASDLLQASQGTPAPVTKPKS from the exons ATGGATGCCTCGAAAGCATCAGCGGCCGCGGTTTCGCGGCCCACTAATTTTACAAAGTCACAACCAGGGGACAAAGGAAGCTCAACCTCATCCGCATCCACTTCATCCCGGGATCCACAGAGGACCAAATCCGACCAGACTGGCAAGCCAAAAGGCGGTGGAACAACGAGTTCAG cgaagggcggcggggATCGTCTTCCTGCCCACAGCGAGGAAGATTTATTGAAGGGTTTGACCCTTCAAGCCCTCTGGGGTGAAAATGTGGAATTCACTTCTTTGATGAACGCTGCGCTCAAGATAGCCAG ACTGAGCCCGACTGCGCCTGACGTGGACTGGAATGACTCGTACCACGCCTTCCTGCAACTCTTTGCAATGTCGAAAGCCCGCCTGGCGCGCCAAAAGAGCATTATGCAGGCTCGCCAGCGTGATCTCGAAGACATCCTGGCGGACGAACGGTCAATCCGGCAGTCCGTAGCCAAT TGTGAGCGGGCAATTGCGGAAGCACAGAGGTGCTTGGCGAAAGCGAAACGTCACCGCCGAAACCGGGAGCAGTACGAGGCACTTGCTTTTGATGTTTCGAAGAAAGCGACTGTGGCAGACTTGGAAGTGGCGCAGGCTGAGGAGCTCGAACGCAAGAGTCGTGCAGAAAAGAGGGCAAAACTTGTAGAGGACCAAATTTCCACTCGACAACGCCAGACCCAAGTCGTCCTGAAGGCCGCCTCCGACCTCTTGCAAGCTTCGCAAGGCACGCCCGCTCCTGTAACAAAGCCAAAGAGCTGA